CGTTGAAGACATCAATCAGAACCTGGCCACCGCCTCCGTACAAGCGCAGGAGGCCGCCCAGTTCGCCAAGCTCACACGCGGACTGAGCGACAGCTTGCAAGCGACCTCCAGCGACCTCCAGCACGCGCTCAAGCGCTTCACGTTCTAACCCCGAACCCTGTTTCACCGACGCTACACGCGTCGGCGTGCTTTGCCATGAGCCTATAAAAACTATGAAAAGACTCGCCACCACACTTACCGCCCACTCCCTTTTGCAGGCCTCACTCTCAGCACACGCAGCGGCTGACCTGGTTCTGGTTAATGGCCGCATATTCACCACCGAGCAAACCCAGCCACAGGTTCAGGCTATGGCGATCCAGGGCGAGACCATCCTGGCCATCGGAAGCAATAATGAGGTTATGGCTCTGGCTGATAACAACACAGAGATACTCGATGTCGCCAGCAAACGGGTCATGCCCGGACTGATCGACACCCACTCGCATGCCATCTACGGCGGCCTGTCGCTGTCTTCCGCAAGCATGAAAGATACAGTCGTCGATCTGCCTGAACTGGAATAGCGCCTGCGCCAGTGGTGCCACGACGGCAGTGCCCGACTGGGCCCGGAGATTCTCCAGGTGCAGGGCATCAACTCCAAATACTGGGCGCGCGTGGAGGAATTGGGTCAGCGCTTCAATCACGGTGAGTGGGCCGACACGCCGCTAACCCTGATGGGCAGCGACCATCACACCGCGTGGGTCAATGCCCGCATGATGCAGATGGCGGGTGTCGGTCAACCTCTGCTGGCCAGTCTCCCGGAAGCCGAGCGCGGAACCATCGGCGTGCTCGCCAATGGTCAGCCCAGCGGCTTTCTGGTCGATGCCGGTTGGGATCGAGTCTCTGCCATATTGCCACCGATAGATACAGCAACCTTGATGAAGGGCGCCCAGGCGGCAGTGCGCTACTACACCAGCGTCGGCGTCACCGGCTGGATGGATCCGGCAGCCAATGCCTCTCCAGGTCAGGCAGTGTTCAATATCAAACCGACCGAACACAGTACCGGTGTACTCCCTGGCTACAAAGCACTGGCGGAAAAAGGTCGCCTTTACGCCCACGTGGCCGCACTACTGGTAACTAACCCCAAGAGTCGCCCAGCAGACCTGGAGGTGTTGGAGAAAGTCCGCCAACAGTTCGCAGGCGTGCCCAACCTGACGCTGCCCGGGGTGAAGATCTTCGCTGATGGAGTTCTAGAGTTCCCCGCACAAAGCGCCGCGCTGATCGATCCGTACAACAACAGCCACAAACAGGGCGAACTGCTGATCGACCCGCAACACTTCGGCGAACTGGTCACCGCAGTCGACCAGCGTGGCTGGTTGATGCACATCCATGCCGTGGGTGATCGCGCCGTGCGCGAGTCCTTAAATGGCTTCGAACAGGTGCGCGAGGCTGACAACAGCGGCGTTGCCCACTCGATCACCCACTTGCAGCTGGTTCATCCGTGCGAGATCGCCCGCTTCAAGAAACTCAACTTGATTGCCTCAATGCAGCTTCTGTGGGCCACGGCGGACGAGTACGCCATCGACATGGTCAAGCCGTACGTCAGCGCTTTCGCCTACCACTATCAGTACCCGGCCCGCTCGTTGCTGAAGGCCGGAGCCACCATCGCCGGCGCCAGTGATTGGCTGGTATCCCCTGCCAACCCCTGGCTGGCCATCGCCCGGGCCACCACACGCCAGGGCAACAAGGGCGTACTCAACGACAGCGAAACCATTACCCGCGACGTGATGTTCTACGCCTACACCCTAAACGCCGCCAAGACCCTACGTCTTGACGACCGCATCGGCTCACTGGTCAAAGGCAAGTCGGCAGACTTCGCCATTCTCGATCGGGATGTGTTCAGCGTGAACGAACAGGCACTAAGCGAAACGCAGGTGCTGGCAACCTATTTTGCGGGCCGGAAGGCGTATCAACGGCAAAGGTGAGGCTGCGCAGAGCGACGTGTAAACCGCAGTGGTTAACAGATCAAAAAACTGGTTTTCGCGTACGGATTGCCCGGCTGAGGCAGAGTAGAAGAATCGGTGAAGGGCTTGCCATAACGAGGATATAAAGAGGAATGATTGCATGTGTCGGTGCTCGTCGAGATGATGAGGTGTATGAGGCTGCGGCTTGACATATTGATCAAAAAGCCTCGTATTAACGGGGCTTTTTTTATTTCGATGTATTTTCTATCGTCGTTAAGCTCTGCTTGCTGATCTACGCTACTGCCTCAATAGCAGCAACCGTTCAGACTACACGCCGACACGGCTCAAACTGCCCCTGGAGCCGCTAGCTGAATTTTGGATTTTGACTCAATGGCCGCAGCAGCCAACCGTGCTCAACTAAAACAGCTTTCACTTTCGATGCCATCTCAACCGACTCAGGGGAATCGCCGTGAACGCAGATGCTGTCGATTTGCACTGGCATCCGCTTTCCGCTGACGGTAGTAATGCTCTGGGTTTCTATCATTTCCAAAACACGTTGGGCAGCTAGCTCCGCATCATGGATTACCGCTCCCTCCAGTTTCCTTGACAGTAGATAACCACTGTCATCGTAAGCGCGATCTGCGAAGACTTCCCTCGCAATCTTCAAGCCGGCTCGCTCAGCTACTTGCTCGGTCAAACTATAAGGCGGGATGACGAAGGTAAGGCTTTCATCTACCCGAAGCACGGCATTCACAATGGCTTGAGATAAGCCCTCGTCAATGGCCGCCATGTTCCCGAGCGCCCCGTGAGCCTTGAAGTGAGTGACCTTACCCCCATGCATCTTGGCCACTGCTTGGAGTGCGCCTATCTGGTAAGCGATGATCTGCTCTACATCCTCCGGCTTCTGTCCAGGTATCTGCCGACGACCAAAACCCCATAAATCCATGAACCCTGGGTGAGCACCGATATCCACCCCTTCTGCGATTGCCTTCGTAACCGTGTCTCGCATGACAAGTGGATCACCCGCGTGGAAGCCACAAGCGACGTTCGCAGAAGTCACGATCTTCAGAAGTGCGGCGTCATCGCCCATGGTGTAAGGACCAAAGCTTTCGCCCATATCCGAGTTGAGATCGATGATTTTCATGAGTGGTTCCTTTCGGTGAAAACGCTGACTAATGGAGCGGCGTAGCCCACAGTCGCCAAGGGCTTGGCGATTACTTCAGCTACGACGCCGCCCACATCACAGGTGACGGGGAACAGCAGCTCGCCGACCTTAAGGAAAGCAATTACTTTTCCGGCTTCGAAATGATCACCAGCCTTTAGCGATTCGCTAGGGGCGGATGGGTGAAATGGTAGGAATAAACCGAACCCCGGGCTTGTGATTGTCTGCACCGATTCCTCTACAGCGTTGGCCGTTGAGCTCAGCACTGGCGCAATCGCAACGGCGGGCAGAGAAGGCCCTGCCGCCTTTTCCACCCGTATTGAGAAACCGGGACCTTCCACCTCTAACTCGTTCATACCGCTCTTAGCGAAATGACGGCAGAGCTCTTCAATATCCGTTAGATTCATCGGCATATCACCTCCCTCATACGCTTCACCGCCGTGAGATAATTTGCATCAGCGGACTCAGCAGCAGCGGCTTCCTCCACGCTACATTCGACCAGGCGGACCTGCGTGCCAGCCGCAGAATGGGCGAGCAATCGCAGGTCGGATTCAATAACAGTTCCAAGGCGTGGGTACCCGCCAGAGGTTTGAGCATCCGCGAGCATCACAATAGGCTGCCCGTTCGGAGGTAGCTGCATTAAGCCAGGCAAGAATGCGTACGACAGCAGTTCTACGTTCTTACCAAGGTCCAACACGGGACCAACAAGCCCGTAACCGATTCGATTGCTCTGTCGAGACACTGTCCACTCGGTACTCCAAAACTCTCGACGAGCATTTGACGTCAGCTGCTCGAACTCGAAGCCAGGCATAAATCTTAAGCTCTTCAGAAGCTCTCGCTCAGGTGGGCAGGCGCCGAAGCTGCTGGTTGTTGGTACACCTCTGGCTTGTCCAAAGTGAAGTACATCACCAGTCTTGAGCATTCGGCCCTCATATCCTCCGAAGGCACCCTTCAGATCGGTGCTGGACGAGTGCAGGACTTGATGAACCGACACTCCTCCCTGGAGGCAAAGATATGCAATGCCGCCTGTTGGGCTTCCCGACAGGCGCAACACTTGGCCCTTGCGGGCCTGGGTGCACCACCAAGGCGGCAACACTAAGCCGTCCAAGGAAGCCTTTGCTGCTGCGCCGGTTACGGAAAATCTGCAATCGGCCCCGAACCGGATCTCGAACGGACAGATCAAAATCTCTATGGCGGGCGCGCTTTGATCGTTGCCCAACAGAACGTTACCTACCGACAAAGCCAGCTGATCCAATGCGCCAGCCGTCCCTACACCTATACGCCGATATCCTGAGCGCCCGTTATCCTGGACAGTGGTGCCCGGCATGCATTTCACAACTTCGATCATGCTGACACCTCCAAAATTTCAAACTGGACCCTATCACCGGGCGCGAGCAGAGCTGGCGGATCCAAACGATGATCAAAAAAGACTTGTTCGGTGGACCCGATCAAGTTCCAACCACTGGGCATGGTTGCAGCTATAACACCGGTTTGACTCCCACCAATAGCGACACTTCCAGCCTCGACTCGTTGGCGGGGAGCGCTACGCCGTGGAGCATGAAGCGCTGATTCCAGCCCTCCCAAGTAAGCAAAGCCTGGGTGGGCGCCCAAACAAAACACCGTGTACTGGGAACGCGCGTGGCGCTCAACGAATTGGTTGATAGACAACCCGGCGTGGCGGGCAAGTTCACTCAGATCTGCACCGCGGTCTCCCCCATAATGAACACCGATCTTGATGCACCGACTCTCGCGTTGCTGGTTTTGATCGCTCGCCAAGTGCCATAGCTCAGGCAGCCGAGGGAAAGCATTTTCGCGAGCCTGTAGCGAATCGAAGATGAGTAAAAGGTTATTCATTCCCGGCACGCTTTCAGTGAGGCCGGCCAATTCCTGGCTGAGGAGATCTAGGCCCCAGCAGATCTGCTGCACCTCCACAGAAGCCTGTGCCTGCTGACACTCAATAAGGACGGCACGGGTACCCATTCGGTGAAACTGCAGATTTTTCATAGCATTTTCCCATCAGCTCGCATCAAGCATCAGCTTAATCGAGGCGTTTCACTCGCATCCGCCCCGTTAAGCTCAACTCATTTAGACCGTTGCCTCAATCGAAATTTCGGAGATCAACGCAACGGTATGGTGTATTGAACGATTAACCGGTTCTCATCCAAATCGTTTCCAAACGAAGACCGCACAGTCGCATTTCGCCAGCGAAGCGATAGATTTTTGAGCGGACCGCTTTGGAACGCGTATGTGATGTCTGTATCACGCTCCCACTCCTTACCGGTTGCCCCGCTCGAAAGAGCGACGTCATCACCCGTGACATATCGCGTCATGAACACGAGTCCAGGTACTCCATAGGCTGCCAGGTTGAGGTCATACCGGGCCTGCCAGGAGCGCTCATTCACATTTGCAAAATCGTTGATTTGTATGAAGTTAATCAAATAGGGATCAGAATTGGCTACGTAAGGATATGGATCGTCCCCCCGCATTTTTTGGTAACCCACTCCAAAGGAGTGCGCTGATTTTCGCAGCGTGACCATGGCGCCAAAAGCTTTGTTATCAATGGCCCGAAAACTGCCATCCTCACTGCTCTT
The genomic region above belongs to Pseudomonas sp. PSKL.D1 and contains:
- a CDS encoding LamB/YcsF family protein, producing MKIIDLNSDMGESFGPYTMGDDAALLKIVTSANVACGFHAGDPLVMRDTVTKAIAEGVDIGAHPGFMDLWGFGRRQIPGQKPEDVEQIIAYQIGALQAVAKMHGGKVTHFKAHGALGNMAAIDEGLSQAIVNAVLRVDESLTFVIPPYSLTEQVAERAGLKIAREVFADRAYDDSGYLLSRKLEGAVIHDAELAAQRVLEMIETQSITTVSGKRMPVQIDSICVHGDSPESVEMASKVKAVLVEHGWLLRPLSQNPKFS
- a CDS encoding acetyl-CoA carboxylase biotin carboxyl carrier protein; this translates as MPMNLTDIEELCRHFAKSGMNELEVEGPGFSIRVEKAAGPSLPAVAIAPVLSSTANAVEESVQTITSPGFGLFLPFHPSAPSESLKAGDHFEAGKVIAFLKVGELLFPVTCDVGGVVAEVIAKPLATVGYAAPLVSVFTERNHS
- a CDS encoding 5-oxoprolinase subunit C family protein, with translation MIEVVKCMPGTTVQDNGRSGYRRIGVGTAGALDQLALSVGNVLLGNDQSAPAIEILICPFEIRFGADCRFSVTGAAAKASLDGLVLPPWWCTQARKGQVLRLSGSPTGGIAYLCLQGGVSVHQVLHSSSTDLKGAFGGYEGRMLKTGDVLHFGQARGVPTTSSFGACPPERELLKSLRFMPGFEFEQLTSNARREFWSTEWTVSRQSNRIGYGLVGPVLDLGKNVELLSYAFLPGLMQLPPNGQPIVMLADAQTSGGYPRLGTVIESDLRLLAHSAAGTQVRLVECSVEEAAAAESADANYLTAVKRMREVICR
- the pxpB gene encoding 5-oxoprolinase subunit PxpB codes for the protein MKNLQFHRMGTRAVLIECQQAQASVEVQQICWGLDLLSQELAGLTESVPGMNNLLLIFDSLQARENAFPRLPELWHLASDQNQQRESRCIKIGVHYGGDRGADLSELARHAGLSINQFVERHARSQYTVFCLGAHPGFAYLGGLESALHAPRRSAPRQRVEAGSVAIGGSQTGVIAATMPSGWNLIGSTEQVFFDHRLDPPALLAPGDRVQFEILEVSA